From Marinobacterium sp. LSUCC0821, a single genomic window includes:
- a CDS encoding peptidylprolyl isomerase, whose translation MQIADKSVVSIHYTLTNVLGETIDSSVGQEPLVYLQGAQNIIAGLEAALVGKTVGDSLQVTVEPAEGYGEIREELIQEVDRSAFQGVDEIDVGMQFMAQTPWGEQPVTVIKVEGEMVTLDGNHPLAGETLNFDVEVVEVREATTEEVEHGHVHGAGGHHH comes from the coding sequence ATGCAAATCGCTGACAAATCTGTTGTTTCAATTCACTACACCCTAACTAACGTGCTTGGCGAGACTATCGATAGTTCTGTAGGCCAGGAGCCACTTGTCTACCTTCAGGGTGCGCAAAACATCATCGCAGGCCTTGAAGCGGCGCTTGTAGGTAAAACTGTTGGCGATTCACTTCAGGTAACTGTAGAGCCAGCTGAAGGTTACGGTGAGATTCGTGAAGAGCTTATCCAAGAAGTTGATCGCAGCGCATTCCAGGGCGTTGATGAGATCGATGTTGGCATGCAGTTCATGGCACAAACTCCATGGGGCGAGCAGCCAGTGACTGTTATCAAAGTTGAAGGCGAGATGGTTACTCTAGATGGCAACCACCCACTTGCTGGCGAAACACTAAACTTCGACGTTGAAGTAGTTGAAGTTCGTGAAGCTACAACTGAAGAAGTTGAGCACGGTCACGTACACGGTGCAGGCGGCCACCATCATTAA
- a CDS encoding ammonium transporter — MESINSAVETLVQSSNTLFILLGAIMVFAMHAGFAFLEVGTVRRKNQVNALVKIMTDFGFSAVVYFFVGYWIAYDVTFFSDAATLAQGNGYDLVKFFFLMTFAAAIPAIISGGVAERARFYPMLIAAALCVAFVYPFFEGIIWNGNYGFQGWLESSFGAGFHDFAGSVVVHAVGGWLGLAAVLVLGARKGRYRNDRVQAFPPSNIPFLALGAWILCIGWFGFNVMSAQTLDGISGLVAVNSLMAMVGGIIAATLVGKNDPGFIHNGPLAGLVAICAGSDLLHPIGALVVGGVAGALFVWLFTLAQNKWKIDDVLGVWPLHGLCGAWGGIAAGIFGSEALGGLGGVSLASQVIGTLAGILVALVGGFIVYGVVKAVAGIRMDEEQEFRGADLTFHHIEATSEDR; from the coding sequence GTGGAATCAATTAATAGTGCAGTAGAGACTCTAGTCCAGAGCTCTAATACATTGTTCATCCTCTTGGGTGCGATCATGGTGTTTGCGATGCATGCCGGCTTTGCATTCTTAGAAGTGGGTACAGTCCGTCGTAAAAACCAGGTGAACGCACTTGTTAAGATCATGACCGACTTCGGTTTTTCGGCAGTCGTCTACTTCTTCGTAGGTTACTGGATTGCGTATGACGTAACTTTCTTCTCTGACGCAGCTACGCTTGCACAGGGTAACGGCTACGACCTAGTGAAGTTCTTCTTCCTAATGACCTTCGCTGCGGCTATTCCAGCAATCATCTCTGGTGGTGTTGCTGAGCGTGCGCGCTTCTACCCAATGCTTATCGCAGCAGCACTCTGTGTAGCGTTTGTTTACCCATTTTTCGAAGGTATCATCTGGAACGGTAACTACGGCTTCCAGGGCTGGTTAGAGAGCAGCTTCGGTGCTGGTTTCCATGACTTTGCAGGTTCTGTCGTTGTTCATGCAGTAGGCGGCTGGTTAGGTCTTGCAGCTGTGCTCGTACTCGGTGCACGTAAAGGTCGCTACCGTAATGATCGTGTACAGGCTTTCCCACCATCAAACATTCCATTCCTAGCATTGGGTGCTTGGATTCTCTGTATTGGCTGGTTTGGTTTCAACGTGATGTCTGCGCAGACTCTTGATGGAATCTCAGGTCTAGTTGCTGTTAACAGCTTGATGGCTATGGTTGGCGGTATTATCGCTGCAACTCTGGTTGGCAAAAATGACCCTGGCTTCATCCATAACGGTCCTCTAGCTGGTCTTGTTGCTATCTGTGCAGGTTCTGACTTGCTACACCCAATCGGGGCGCTAGTGGTTGGTGGTGTCGCTGGTGCGCTTTTTGTTTGGTTGTTCACCCTTGCTCAGAACAAGTGGAAGATCGACGACGTACTGGGTGTGTGGCCGCTACACGGCCTATGTGGTGCTTGGGGCGGTATCGCTGCAGGTATCTTCGGTTCTGAAGCCCTCGGTGGTCTTGGTGGCGTAAGTCTAGCTTCTCAGGTTATTGGTACGCTTGCAGGTATTCTTGTAGCACTAGTCGGTGGCTTTATCGTCTATGGTGTTGTGAAAGCTGTTGCAGGTATCCGTATGGATGAAGAGCAGGAGTTCCGTGGTGCTGACTTGACCTTCCACCACATCGAAGCGACCTCTGAAGATCGTTAA
- a CDS encoding glutathione peroxidase: protein MKLMRILTMLAALVGFKTASADSCMNVLDHTVRELAGEKQVNLCEAYKGQVLLIVNTASKCAFTGQYEGLEAMHAKYQDQGFSVLGFPSGDFADQEYNQENKIQEFCRLTYGVKFPMFEKSHVRGDYANPVFSDLIKATGVSPKWNFYKYLVGRDGKVIDVYSSMTSPESSGLVKQLEAALAVPMDKDS from the coding sequence ATGAAGCTTATGCGAATCTTAACAATGCTAGCCGCTTTAGTCGGTTTTAAAACAGCCTCTGCAGATAGCTGTATGAATGTCTTGGACCATACAGTGCGCGAGCTTGCAGGTGAGAAGCAGGTTAACCTCTGTGAGGCATACAAGGGACAGGTTCTGCTGATTGTCAATACTGCCAGCAAGTGTGCATTTACTGGTCAGTATGAAGGGCTTGAGGCGATGCACGCTAAGTATCAAGATCAGGGTTTCTCGGTACTGGGTTTTCCGTCGGGTGATTTTGCCGATCAAGAGTATAACCAAGAGAACAAAATCCAGGAGTTTTGCCGTCTAACCTACGGCGTTAAATTCCCAATGTTTGAGAAGTCGCATGTACGTGGCGATTATGCCAATCCAGTATTTAGTGATCTGATTAAAGCCACTGGAGTGTCACCGAAATGGAACTTCTACAAGTATCTTGTTGGACGTGATGGCAAGGTGATTGATGTCTATTCAAGTATGACATCGCCAGAGAGTTCCGGTTTAGTAAAACAGTTAGAGGCCGCGCTGGCCGTTCCGATGGATAAGGATAGTTGA